A window of the Anthonomus grandis grandis chromosome 9, icAntGran1.3, whole genome shotgun sequence genome harbors these coding sequences:
- the LOC126740588 gene encoding uncharacterized protein LOC126740588 yields MAKSLLFVFMILVIAGINATTTEDAKTENMDKKIKNIAANIVNKWKSEGLRITKEKVEGWLDTLDQAQKGDTKNVKTHDNMVAGKEFQEVKKTLVKTFSNIGKVKCENCKKPETVGKDADLERLTVEELKQKQQSIIKMQKLANLVNGLGNFAQSFKQLSTPREEL; encoded by the exons ATGGCAAAGTcgcttttatttgtttttatgattttagtaATTGCTG gcATAAATGCTACTACTACTGAAGATGCCAAAACTGAAAACAtggataaaaaaatcaaaaatatcgcTGCTAATATCGTAAATAAATGGAAATCTGAAGGCTTAAGAATCACCAAGGAAAAAGTAGAAGGTTGGCTAGATACCTTAGATCAAGCCCAAAAGGGCGatactaaaaatgttaaaactcaTGATAATATGGTGGCCGGAAAAGAATTTCAGGAAGTTAAGAAAACCTTGGTAAAGACTTTCTCGAACATCGGTAAGGTCAAGTGCGAAAACTGCAAAAAGCCAGAAACTGTTGGTAAAGATGCTGATTTGGAACGACTTACTGTAGAAGAACTGAAGCAGAAACAGCAGTCCAttataaaaatgcaaaagttaGCCAATCTTGTCAATGGTTTAGGAAATTTTGCCCAATCTTTCAAACAATTATCCACCCCACGAGAAGAACTTTAA